One Clarias gariepinus isolate MV-2021 ecotype Netherlands chromosome 18, CGAR_prim_01v2, whole genome shotgun sequence genomic window carries:
- the nxnl1 gene encoding nucleoredoxin-like protein 1 translates to MVDLFFDKVLVKNNKDRDELDTEREIILRLQNRILMLFFGSGDCERCQDFAPTLKDFFKKLTDEFYVERSAQLVLLYISLDTSEEQQDKFLKELPKRCLFLPFQDTYRKELEVMFEVEEVPTVVVLRPDCSVLSPNAVMEICSLGTECFQNWQEAAELIDRNFLMNEEYDESKRRSFTDVIRRQKYKVEDKKKKKKEHDGEEDDDDDEGGGPGD, encoded by the exons ATGGTGGATCTTTTCTTTGACAAAGTTCTGGTGAAAAACAATAAGGACCGTGATGAGCTGGACACAGAGCGTGAGATCATCCTGCGCCTGCAGAACCGGATCCTCATGCTGTTCTTTGGCTCAGGTGATTGTGAGAGGTGTCAGGACTTTGCACCCACACTCAAAGATTTCTTCAAGAAGCTGACTGACGAGTTCTACGTAGAGCGTTCGGCTCAGCTTGTCCTGCTCTACATCTCACTCGACACCTCAGAGGAGCAGCAGGACAAGTTCCTGAAGGAGCTTCCCAAACGCTGCCTTTTTCTGCCCTTCCAGGACACTTACAGGAA AGAGCTAGAGGTGATGTTTGAGGTGGAAGAAGTTCCCACAGTGGTGGTTCTACGTCCTGACTGCTCGGTTCTCTCCCCCAATGCTGTGATGGAGATCTGCTCTTTGGGAACAGAGTGCTTCCAGAACTGGCAGGAAGCAGCCGAGCTGATCGACCGCAACTTCCTGATGAACGAGGAGTACGACGAAAGCAAAAGACGCAGCTTCACCGACGTCATACGGCGCCAAAAATACAAAGTAGaggacaagaagaagaagaaaaaggaacatgATGGagaagaggatgatgatgatgatgaaggtgggGGACCTGGGGATTAA
- the LOC128506966 gene encoding uncharacterized protein LOC128506966 — translation MCLIRSLILKNLDELKQDDFERFKTSLTRTIVKGFELIPCSKLEKANQINVVDLMVSQYGPAETVDITVKVLRDIGQNHLAMDLEEKLKDKDQTGGVDGESSSSSSSQAAGVSLTISADRTSNIQALVLSGVNYNGPVTMNFNSPKLNLHHSVSSLLSPRTKQCLQGRARCVLEMSLISRLILKNLDELKQDDFERFKLSLTRTMADGFEPIPCSKLEKANQINVVDLMVNQYRPAKAADITVKVLRDIGQNHLSMDLEEKLKEKVQTGGVDSESSSSSSSSSQAAGVSMTISADGASNIQAPFFSGVNCHGPVTMNFNSPK, via the exons ATGTGTCTCATCAGGAGTCTGATCCTGAAGAACCTGGACGAGCTGAAGCAGGATGACTTTGAGAGATTTAAGACGTCCCTGACACGTACCATTGTAAAGGGTTTTGAACTCATTCCCTGCAGTAAACTGGAGAAAGCTAACCAGATTAATGTAGTGGACCTGATGGTGAGCCAGTATGGACCAGCAGAAACTGTCGACATCACTGTAAAGGTTCTGAGAGACATAGGACAGAATCACCTCGCCATGGACCTGGAGGAGAAACTGAAGG aCAAAGACCAGACAGGTGGTGTGGATGGTGAATCTTCCTCATCTTCTTCCTCTCAGGCTGCTGGAGTCTCACTGACCATCTCAGCTGATAGGACAAGCAACATCCAAGCTCTGGTTCTTTCTGGAGTAAATTATAATGGTCCGGTGACTATGAACTTCAACAGTCCGAAG ttGAACCTGCACCACTCTGTCTCTTCACTGTTGTCCCCCAGGACTAAACAGTGTCTGCAGGGTCGGGCACGTTGTGTTTT AGAAATGTCTCTCATCAGCAGACTGATCCTGAAGAACCTGGACGAGCTGAAGCAGGATGACTTTGAGAGATTTAAATTGTCCCTGACACGTACCATGGCGGATGGTTTTGAACCCATTCCCTGCAGTAAACTGGAGAAAGCTAACCAGATTAATGTAGTGGACCTGATGGTGAACCAGTATAGACCAGCAAAAGCTGCCGACATCACTGTAAAGGTTCTGAGAGACATAGGACAGAATCACCTCTCCATGGACCTGGAGGAGAAACTGAAGG AAAAAGTCCAGACAGGAGGTGTGGATAGTGaatcttcctcttcctcttcctcttcctctcagGCTGCTGGAGTCTCAATGACCATCTCAGCTGATGGGGCAAGCAACATCCAAGCTCCGTTTTTTTCTGGAGTAAATTGTCATGGTCCGGTGACTATGAACTTCAACAGTCCGAAGTGA